The Pedobacter roseus genome contains a region encoding:
- a CDS encoding porin family protein, with protein MKKLMLSLLAVAGFGFAASAQTNNDIKIGVKAGVTFPTFGVSGTENTGYEQKMNTSFYVGGTVDIPVSDIFSVQPGLSLIGKGGKTDFYYYNAELGNTYTATANSKISTMYIELPVNAVFNFALGSGKIFIGAGPYYAMAISGKNKSTTTLSSGGSTITDSGEEDIKFGKDGTMKRGDFGVNFLAGYQLSNGFNIHAGYGLGLSNLDYSDAKVSKVTNRVLSVGIGFSF; from the coding sequence ATGAAAAAATTAATGCTATCTCTTTTAGCAGTTGCAGGCTTTGGCTTTGCAGCTTCAGCTCAAACCAACAACGATATCAAAATCGGTGTAAAAGCAGGTGTAACATTCCCAACCTTTGGCGTATCAGGTACTGAAAATACCGGGTATGAGCAAAAGATGAATACCTCTTTTTATGTAGGTGGAACCGTGGATATTCCTGTTTCGGATATATTTTCAGTTCAGCCCGGCCTATCTTTAATTGGTAAGGGTGGAAAAACCGATTTCTATTATTATAACGCTGAGTTAGGAAACACTTATACGGCTACTGCCAACTCAAAAATTAGTACAATGTACATTGAACTTCCTGTAAACGCAGTGTTTAATTTTGCTCTCGGTAGCGGGAAGATTTTTATTGGTGCAGGACCTTATTATGCAATGGCCATTAGCGGAAAAAATAAATCTACAACTACGCTAAGCAGTGGTGGCAGCACTATAACCGATTCTGGAGAAGAGGATATCAAATTCGGAAAGGACGGGACAATGAAAAGAGGTGATTTCGGTGTTAATTTCCTGGCGGGTTACCAGCTAAGTAATGGTTTTAACATCCACGCTGGTTATGGTTTAGGTTTGAGCAACCTTGATTATTCGGATGCAAAGGTTTCAAAAGTAACAAACCGTGTATTATCTGTAGGTATAGGTTTCTCTTTCTAA
- the gldF gene encoding gliding motility-associated ABC transporter permease subunit GldF — translation MYAVFKRELFSFLSSMVAYITIGIFLLVSGLLLWFFPDTSILDYGYAELSGFFSLVPYLFMFLIPAITMRSFAEERREGTYELLVTRPIHIWQIVVAKYLASLVLVLFALIPTVVYYYSISKLGFPEGNIDSGSVIGSYIGLFLLGAAFTAIGLFSSALTKNQVIAFVICAALCAFSFLGFDYTSQIAAFQPIESTITNLGINQHYTSISRGVLDTRDLIYFITFSVLFLLFTKLIIGGKR, via the coding sequence ATGTACGCAGTTTTTAAACGCGAGTTATTCAGTTTCTTAAGTTCGATGGTTGCTTATATCACCATTGGCATTTTTCTATTGGTTTCGGGCCTGTTACTCTGGTTTTTCCCCGATACATCGATACTTGATTATGGTTATGCCGAATTAAGTGGGTTTTTCAGTCTGGTACCTTATCTTTTTATGTTCCTTATTCCGGCCATCACCATGCGCTCTTTTGCAGAAGAGAGGAGAGAGGGGACTTACGAACTCCTGGTTACCCGGCCAATCCACATCTGGCAAATTGTTGTGGCGAAATACCTGGCCAGTTTGGTACTGGTACTTTTTGCTTTAATCCCTACTGTTGTTTATTATTATAGCATTTCAAAACTTGGTTTTCCGGAAGGGAATATCGATTCAGGATCGGTTATAGGATCCTACATTGGATTGTTTTTATTGGGCGCAGCATTTACAGCCATTGGCCTGTTTTCATCAGCGTTGACCAAAAACCAGGTAATAGCCTTTGTTATCTGTGCTGCTTTATGCGCATTTTCTTTTTTGGGTTTCGATTATACCAGCCAGATTGCAGCCTTCCAGCCCATTGAAAGTACGATAACCAATTTGGGTATCAACCAGCATTATACCTCCATTAGCAGGGGTGTTTTAGATACGAGGGACCTGATTTACTTTATTACCTTTTCCGTTTTGTTCTTGTTGTTCACCAAATTAATCATAGGAGGGAAACGATAA